The DNA region TTCATTCTGGAACATGTAGTATAAATATATCGGCCAACGCGCTTCCTTTCTTCTCGGGGAGTCACTGATACAGAGCAAAGAAGAGCATAAATATTTGATTCCGATTTGTTTCGTGTTGAGAGATGGGTGGTTGATCGCCGGAGGAGGGAAAGATGATATCTTGGCATGACCTGTATACGGTGCTGGCGGCGGTGGTGCCGCTCTATGTGGCGATGATACTGGCCTACGGCTCGGTGCGGTGGTGGGGGATCTTGTCGCCGGACCAGTGCTCTGGCATCAACCGCTTCGTGGCTATCTTCGCCGTGCCTCTCCTCTCATTCCACTTCATCTCCACCAATGACCCTTATGCGATGAACCTCCGTTTCGTCGCCGCCGACACCTTGCAGAAGCTGCTGGTCCTGGCGGCTCTGGCCGCCTGGTCCAATTTCCTCCGCCGACGCCGGCCTCTGCCCGGCGGCGCCGCGCCACTGGACTGGTCCATCaccatcttctccctctctacgCTACCTAATACTCTGGTGATGGGCATCCCCCTCCTCATCGCGATGTACGGGTCTTACGCTGGTGCGCTCATGGTCCAGATCGTCGTCCTCCAGTGCATCATTTGGTACACGCTGATGCTATTCCTCTTTGAGTTCCGCGCCGCCCGCCTCCTCATCGCGGATCAGTTCCCCGACACCGCCGCCTCCATCGTCTCCTTCCGGATCGACCCCGACGTCGTCTCCCTCGACGCCGGGGCCGCAGAGGCTGTATCCGAAGTCGGCGGCGATGGCAAGATTCACGTCACCGTCCGCAAGTCGACCTCGTCGAGGCGATCGGCGGCGATGATGACCCCCCGCCCGTCCAACCTCACCGGCGCCGAGATCTACTCGCTCAGCTCCTCCCGTAACCCCACTCCGCGAGGATCCAGCTTCAACCACGCCGATTTCTTCGCCATGGTCGGCGGCGGCAGCGCGGCGACCCCCGCCTTCCGCCCCTCCAGCTTCGGCGCCGCCGACTTCCACTCCCTCCAATCTTCCCGCGGTCCCACCCCGCGCCCCTCCAACTTCGACGACCACCACCATCACCCGCCGCAGCCGGAAATCTCCGTCGCCGGCGCGGCGAAGAAACCCCACCCGCATCCTAACCGAGCGGGGACGGCGGACACCAAGGAGCTGCACATGTTCGTGTGGAGCTCAAGCGCGTCGCCGGTGTCGGAAGTGGCCGCCCTCCCCTCCTTCGCCGGCCGCGATCCTGACCTCGACCATGGCGCGAAGGAGATCCGAATGCTCGTCCCGGCAGAGCTCCCCACCGCCAAAGGTTAATTAATTGACTAATATCCTCGATTCAATTAAACTAACCCTCGCCCTTATTTGAGTGGTCGTGGTTTATGTAGAGGCTGAGGAATACCGGGCGGAGGAGTTGAGCTTCGGCGGCGGAAAGGGAGCAGACGAGGCGAGCGGCGGGGACAGGGGAGGTGCGGGAGGGCCGTCGGATGGGATGAGACCGGACCTTCGAATGCCCCCCGCGAGCGTCATGACCCGTCTGATCTTGATCATGGTGTGGCGGAAGCTGATACGCAACCCTAACACCTACTCCAGCCTCATCGGCCTCACCTGGTCCCTCGTCGCCTTCCGGTGGCACGTCGCGATGCCGACGATAGTGGAGAACTCCATCTCCATTCTCTCCGACGCCGGCCTGGGAATGGCCATGTTCAGCTTAGGCAAGTCCATCTCCTTCCTCAACTCGAGCAACATCTGACCGATCCTACTTCTTAGAACAAACCGGGATCACACTCCTGCAGGGCTGTTCATGGCGCTGCAGCCGAGGATCATCGCGTGCGGCAACACGGTGGCCTCCTTTGCGATGGCGGTCCGGTTCCTGGTTGGGCCGGCGGTGATGGCCGCCGCCTCGGTCGCCGTTGGCCTGCGTGGGACCCTCCTCCACGTGGCGATCGTTCAGGTACGCTCATATACtgtcgatcgatcgaccgaaccccaaGAGCCTCGCTCACATCACATGCGATGTTTTGTCTGCGTTAGGCGGCTCTCCCGCAGGGCATCGTGCCCTTCGTGTTCGCCAAGGAGTACAACGTCCACCCTGCCATCCTAAGCACAGCGTGAGCAGCAGATCAATCAATTGCCCTTCTTCCCCTTCCACAGAGCAAACAGCTAAAATTCTCTCTTTTACATATCACGAAACGTGCAGGGTTATATTCGGGATGCTCATCGCTCTTCCCATCACTCTCGTTTACTACATCGTCCTCGGATTCTGACGCATGTTAACGATGGTCTCTGATGAACGAACCAGCTTACGCATGAGATGCAAGCGACGGCCTGCCACACCACGCCACGCCACGCCAACTCAGCCGGCACTGCCCAAGGGAAAacagttcttttttttttttgtactaaATTGTATTACGAGAGATCGATCTTGTTtctcttttttttgtttgttttttactCAAAACATGTGAGATTAAAAAGAGAAGAAGATGCTTATTCTGTCCGAGCACCCATCCTACTCTGTTTTCAATTGACTTGCTTGCCTTGCTGGGCAGGGATCGATGGGTGATACGGCTAATTTAGGGGTCCCACGTAGGATAAAAACGGTTGAGCGTCTCCAGCTGTGGCGGTCAAAGTCCGTGAAAGACACCAGGTCGACTGATGGTCGGGGGTCTTCCGAAGGATTCTAGATCAGATCCCTGAGTCAGCAAGCCTCTCCGAAGACTCCTGATCGATTCTCCGACTCCCGGCCGGATTGTCCGAGTCATTAGACTCTATTCCCGTGAAAGAGTCCAATCGGATCACCTGAGTCACTGGACTTTGCTCCTTAACATAACTCCTAAACAAAGACCCCCCTCTCATGATACCATCACTCAACTCCTTATAAAATGAATAAATTATACTCTTAAGTCTAAGTCTACTAGTTCATTAGCCAAAATTGAACTCCTTTACTTATCCACTGTTCCCTTAATTGGGTTAAGACCCAAAGAACCCAATTGACCTTATAGATTATGACTCAATGGTGCAATTAGTGCTCCACATGATGTTGTTGGAAGTATGTGAGACAATATATTATTACAGATATGGAATACTCGTAATATAGGGGCGATATTATTGCTCAATATTGTAAAAGAACACTGATAAGATATTTTTTCTTTGATATGACATCGAATCatgatatttatttaatatgggGATTACAAAGTGTTACAAAAATGTCTCGTCCCCCACGAGCGTAGATATGTTTTTTCATCGTGAAAAATCTATTAGCTTCCACTATTCTTCTTACATTTTCCCTCCACCtcgctaacttgagcgtcagagtgaCTGTCACAGAGACTCCCCCTAATTGCTTGCTGGcgtttcttcttcctcccccttTTTGTGTTCTCTGCAATCCCCATCTCCGTGAGGTCTTTTTCTTCTCGTCAACACTCTAGCCAATTCGTTGATGGTCTTGCTTCACGAATTTTAGACGGAATCAAATTTGACATTATCTGTGAGAAGATACACTTGATTTGAATGTGAAAATGGACGACACTAGAAGATTCATGACAGTCACCATGTCATAAGAAGACCTTGACTTGCCGGTGATGGTGAAGGCGTAAGTACTCGCTCAAAAATAACAAACGATCTGTTGGTgaaatatcccttaggtcaaggttgactgagttgaccaagcttgagtcttggtcatagtttcgatgtttgacaatacatgtagacacatggacaatacatgtgcagttgttcatatggggagattctgatcagggactgatcagtatgaatgaagaagagtcaagtaggtcaaaagtgaccggatacctgactggaaagtcctagtgagtgaagctaggcagaagg from Zingiber officinale cultivar Zhangliang chromosome 4B, Zo_v1.1, whole genome shotgun sequence includes:
- the LOC121975403 gene encoding auxin efflux carrier component 3a-like, translated to MISWHDLYTVLAAVVPLYVAMILAYGSVRWWGILSPDQCSGINRFVAIFAVPLLSFHFISTNDPYAMNLRFVAADTLQKLLVLAALAAWSNFLRRRRPLPGGAAPLDWSITIFSLSTLPNTLVMGIPLLIAMYGSYAGALMVQIVVLQCIIWYTLMLFLFEFRAARLLIADQFPDTAASIVSFRIDPDVVSLDAGAAEAVSEVGGDGKIHVTVRKSTSSRRSAAMMTPRPSNLTGAEIYSLSSSRNPTPRGSSFNHADFFAMVGGGSAATPAFRPSSFGAADFHSLQSSRGPTPRPSNFDDHHHHPPQPEISVAGAAKKPHPHPNRAGTADTKELHMFVWSSSASPVSEVAALPSFAGRDPDLDHGAKEIRMLVPAELPTAKEAEEYRAEELSFGGGKGADEASGGDRGGAGGPSDGMRPDLRMPPASVMTRLILIMVWRKLIRNPNTYSSLIGLTWSLVAFRWHVAMPTIVENSISILSDAGLGMAMFSLGLFMALQPRIIACGNTVASFAMAVRFLVGPAVMAAASVAVGLRGTLLHVAIVQAALPQGIVPFVFAKEYNVHPAILSTAVIFGMLIALPITLVYYIVLGF